A stretch of the Filimonas lacunae genome encodes the following:
- a CDS encoding DUF4394 domain-containing protein → MKRFLPFFVVPFLFACKKNNDDAVNPKPDVVFWGLTSNNQLIRYNTSATQSPIETVAVSGLTSGEKLMSIDFRPSTGQLYALGNSSRLYTINLGANKGVATALGTAAFSPAVSGTIASIDFNPTVDRIRLVTNTGQNLRLHPETGAVAATDIAINGVTGASVTGVAYTNSISGAVTTSLFDIDVTNKKLYKQSPPNDGKLVEVGSITASFTGQAGFDINADNSSILAAFTTSDGTTKMYTLDTANANTAFIGTTSTSLIDIAIPTNAVAYAVSDAQALQIFNPLTNTQITSKTIAGLGVGEFIAGIDFRPANGQLYGISLTSTGDVARIYTFNLGTGAVTAVGSTLSITTGTTAVGFDFNPTVDKIRLVTNLGQNMRLNPADATIAGSDVALNPGTPAVTGAAYTNSFAGATTTTLFVLNSTRLFKQDPPNNGLLTDIGPLGITAESQSGFDIGGTSNQGYALLTSGGTTKLYTVNTTTGAAVSVREYPNKITGLAIGGGF, encoded by the coding sequence ATGAAGAGATTCCTGCCCTTTTTTGTTGTGCCTTTTTTGTTTGCCTGTAAAAAAAACAATGATGATGCAGTTAACCCGAAACCTGATGTTGTATTCTGGGGCCTTACCTCTAACAACCAGCTTATCCGGTATAATACCAGTGCCACACAAAGCCCTATTGAAACAGTAGCAGTTTCCGGCTTAACCAGCGGTGAAAAATTAATGAGCATTGATTTCAGACCCTCCACCGGACAATTATATGCGCTGGGCAATAGTAGCAGGTTGTATACCATTAACCTGGGGGCAAACAAGGGCGTTGCTACAGCATTAGGTACAGCAGCATTTTCACCTGCCGTTAGCGGTACTATCGCTTCTATTGACTTCAACCCCACAGTGGACAGAATCAGACTGGTAACAAATACAGGACAAAATTTGCGATTGCATCCCGAAACCGGGGCTGTAGCAGCTACAGATATCGCCATTAACGGTGTTACAGGAGCCTCTGTAACCGGTGTGGCTTATACCAACAGTATTTCCGGCGCTGTTACTACCAGTTTATTTGACATTGATGTTACCAACAAAAAACTATACAAGCAAAGTCCACCTAATGATGGCAAGCTCGTTGAAGTAGGTAGTATTACTGCCAGTTTTACCGGTCAGGCAGGTTTTGATATCAATGCAGACAATAGCAGCATATTAGCTGCATTTACTACATCAGATGGAACTACAAAAATGTATACACTGGACACAGCCAATGCCAACACTGCGTTCATTGGCACTACGTCCACATCATTAATAGATATCGCCATCCCCACCAACGCAGTGGCCTATGCTGTTAGCGATGCACAGGCCCTTCAGATTTTTAATCCACTTACCAACACACAGATTACCAGTAAAACAATTGCCGGTTTAGGCGTTGGCGAGTTTATTGCAGGTATTGATTTCAGACCAGCTAATGGCCAGTTGTATGGCATTTCGCTTACATCAACCGGAGATGTGGCCCGTATCTATACCTTTAACCTGGGCACTGGCGCGGTTACGGCTGTAGGTAGCACATTGAGTATTACCACCGGCACTACAGCTGTAGGATTCGATTTCAATCCAACGGTAGACAAAATAAGACTGGTAACCAACCTTGGGCAAAACATGCGTCTGAACCCTGCCGATGCAACTATCGCGGGATCTGATGTGGCACTGAATCCTGGCACCCCTGCTGTAACCGGAGCTGCCTATACCAATAGTTTTGCCGGTGCTACTACTACCACTCTGTTTGTATTAAACAGCACCAGATTATTTAAACAAGACCCTCCCAATAATGGTTTGCTTACTGACATAGGCCCATTAGGTATTACTGCCGAAAGTCAAAGCGGGTTTGATATAGGAGGAACATCTAACCAGGGATATGCTTTATTGACTTCCGGAGGTACTACGAAATTATATACTGTAAATACTACTACCGGCGCTGCAGTTAGTGTACGTGAGTATCCTAATAAGATTACGGGTTTAGCCATTGGCGGCGGATTTTAA
- a CDS encoding histidine kinase — protein sequence MQIRLLFCFVIIFASCNQEIRYTTADPHVETTGGNRFHAQIPLDIQEKKFTTPLGVEMHGFGAFEVYWDSYRLGQNGTPALDGRPEVPGTETSYYQVPDSLSGLGHHLVTVKGTQAFLPQEYQRIAAKPDSYLKMLQRPLKNLSMVNLMAGAFLMAAFYYAFLYFNSHSKTGTTILFALICLLFFLLLTAEYIKFYVNIPYTSFYTRLSIIGWLTFATAVLTPLYFAIHYRTPYITAITLLLIITLLVVHGIYYEQYDYTAHMYSIVLWFASVLILLYNLIKKQKSALLMLTGFGLSMIVHQYIFYDYGLYISFTIILLFILYLQTVSARQLEQAHQSSQLLSARLQLELVKKNIQPHFLRNTLTSLIDWVEDSPAEGVLFIKALSDEFDSMLEMSNETLVLIQQEITLCKQHIAIMQYRKEVSYTWEDADIDPTETIPPAVLLTLVENGITHSIPVNNCIRFVLHFHRTATGKEYILETYGENRKTIKKAGGNGFRYIQARLTESYGTQWQFSSHPFPGGWRNTIHLPL from the coding sequence ATGCAAATACGGCTGCTTTTCTGTTTTGTAATAATATTCGCTTCATGTAACCAGGAAATAAGGTATACCACCGCTGACCCACATGTTGAAACCACTGGTGGTAACCGGTTTCATGCGCAGATACCTCTGGATATACAGGAGAAAAAATTCACTACCCCACTAGGTGTGGAAATGCATGGCTTTGGCGCATTTGAAGTATACTGGGATAGTTACCGGCTGGGCCAAAACGGTACCCCGGCATTAGATGGCCGCCCCGAAGTACCAGGTACTGAAACCAGCTATTACCAGGTACCTGATAGTCTCTCAGGCCTTGGCCATCACCTGGTAACCGTTAAGGGCACGCAAGCTTTTTTGCCACAGGAATACCAACGGATTGCGGCCAAGCCCGATAGCTATCTGAAAATGCTGCAACGGCCATTGAAAAACCTATCCATGGTAAACCTGATGGCCGGGGCTTTTTTAATGGCCGCGTTCTATTATGCCTTCCTGTACTTTAACAGTCATTCAAAAACAGGCACCACTATTCTGTTTGCCCTTATTTGTTTGTTGTTTTTTTTGCTGCTAACAGCAGAATACATCAAATTTTATGTAAACATTCCCTATACATCTTTCTATACCCGGCTTTCTATTATAGGGTGGCTTACTTTTGCTACTGCTGTATTAACGCCACTGTATTTTGCCATTCACTATCGCACCCCCTACATTACTGCCATTACGCTTTTACTGATAATAACATTACTGGTAGTGCACGGCATATACTACGAACAATACGACTATACCGCTCATATGTATAGTATTGTGTTATGGTTTGCATCTGTGCTTATTTTATTATACAACCTTATAAAAAAACAGAAAAGCGCCTTGCTCATGCTGACGGGTTTTGGTCTTTCTATGATTGTGCATCAGTATATCTTTTACGATTATGGATTATACATTTCATTTACCATCATCCTGCTATTCATTCTGTACCTGCAAACTGTTAGTGCACGTCAACTGGAACAGGCACATCAATCTTCCCAGCTATTATCAGCACGCCTGCAGCTGGAACTGGTGAAGAAAAATATTCAACCTCATTTTTTGCGCAATACGCTTACCTCTCTTATTGATTGGGTGGAAGATTCACCAGCAGAAGGCGTTCTTTTTATCAAGGCTTTATCCGATGAATTTGACAGTATGCTGGAAATGTCAAACGAAACACTGGTGCTTATTCAACAGGAAATAACCTTATGCAAACAACACATTGCTATTATGCAATACCGGAAAGAAGTAAGCTACACCTGGGAAGATGCTGATATAGACCCTACAGAAACGATTCCCCCGGCCGTTTTACTTACGCTGGTAGAAAATGGCATTACGCATAGCATACCGGTGAATAACTGCATCCGGTTTGTATTACATTTTCACCGAACCGCCACCGGCAAAGAGTATATACTGGAAACCTATGGAGAAAACAGGAAAACAATCAAAAAAGCAGGCGGCAATGGCTTTCGTTATATACAGGCCAGGCTAACAGAAAGCTATGGCACCCAATGGCAATTCAGTTCTCACCCTTTTCCCGGCGGATGGCGGAATACCATTCATTTGCCATTATGA
- a CDS encoding GH39 family glycosyl hydrolase: MNIKPLLVLCCFTTITAFSQPQPVSITIDANQQKAALKPIWAWFGYDEPNYTYMKDGRKLLSELAALSPVPVYVRAHNLMNTGDGSAALKWGSTNMYTEDANGNPIYNWTIVDSIFDTYITRKMKPLAQIGFMPEALSTNPTPYRHYWQPGRNYKEICTGWAYPPKDYNKWSELIYQWVTHCIQRYGKKEVESWYWELWNEADGYYLMVDDKFKVYCKMYDYASATVKKALPTARVGGPHVTGGAGEFMRKFINHCLNEKNEATGQTGAPFDFLAFHAKGSPVFTNGRVRMGMDHQLKDVNRHLKVVSSFPQIKNIPIIIGESDPEGCAACGMKTDPQNAYRNGTMYSSYTAASIARIMDLDEAYGTNIIGAVNWSFEFENQPWFYGFRELATNGIDKPVLNVFRMLGMMTGNRLAVSGNLAYNAQNIIDSGVRGPLTDVNALASRDKKSIAVMLWNYHDDDIREGEAEVELQLTNIPTRKATLYHYRIDQEHSNAYEVWKKMGSPEAPTAEQYATLEKAGQLQLLSSPEKVTIQNGKLTTKVRLPRQAVSLIRLVYE; this comes from the coding sequence ATGAATATCAAACCATTGCTCGTCCTTTGTTGCTTTACCACTATAACCGCCTTTAGCCAGCCACAACCTGTTTCCATCACTATCGATGCCAATCAGCAAAAAGCCGCCCTGAAACCCATCTGGGCTTGGTTTGGTTATGATGAGCCCAACTATACTTACATGAAAGATGGCCGCAAGCTACTTTCTGAACTGGCTGCATTAAGCCCGGTGCCGGTATATGTACGCGCCCACAATCTGATGAACACCGGAGACGGCTCCGCAGCACTCAAATGGGGCTCCACCAACATGTATACAGAAGATGCCAATGGCAACCCCATCTATAACTGGACAATCGTAGACTCCATATTCGATACCTACATCACCCGCAAAATGAAACCACTGGCACAGATTGGTTTCATGCCCGAAGCTTTATCTACTAATCCCACGCCATACCGCCACTACTGGCAGCCGGGCCGCAACTACAAAGAAATTTGCACCGGCTGGGCCTATCCACCCAAAGATTATAATAAGTGGAGTGAACTCATTTACCAATGGGTAACCCACTGCATACAACGCTATGGCAAAAAAGAAGTAGAAAGCTGGTACTGGGAATTATGGAACGAAGCCGATGGTTATTACCTGATGGTAGATGATAAGTTTAAAGTGTATTGCAAAATGTATGATTACGCTTCTGCCACGGTAAAAAAAGCCTTACCTACTGCCAGAGTAGGCGGCCCGCATGTAACAGGCGGTGCAGGCGAATTCATGCGCAAGTTCATCAACCATTGTCTTAACGAAAAGAACGAAGCCACCGGCCAAACAGGCGCACCATTTGATTTCCTGGCCTTTCACGCCAAAGGCTCACCCGTGTTTACCAATGGCCGTGTACGCATGGGCATGGATCATCAGCTAAAAGATGTAAACAGGCATTTAAAAGTCGTATCCTCGTTTCCACAGATAAAAAACATACCCATTATCATAGGAGAAAGCGATCCCGAAGGTTGCGCCGCCTGTGGCATGAAAACCGATCCGCAAAACGCCTACCGCAACGGCACCATGTATTCCAGCTATACTGCCGCTTCCATTGCCCGCATTATGGATTTAGATGAAGCTTATGGTACCAATATCATAGGTGCTGTAAACTGGTCTTTTGAATTCGAAAACCAACCCTGGTTTTACGGCTTCCGCGAACTGGCCACCAATGGTATTGACAAACCGGTATTGAATGTATTTCGCATGCTGGGCATGATGACAGGTAACAGGCTGGCTGTATCCGGAAATCTGGCTTATAATGCGCAAAATATTATCGATTCAGGTGTAAGAGGTCCACTTACGGATGTGAATGCATTGGCTTCAAGAGATAAAAAGTCTATAGCAGTAATGCTGTGGAATTACCATGATGATGATATTAGAGAAGGAGAGGCGGAAGTGGAGTTGCAGTTAACCAATATTCCCACCCGCAAAGCCACCTTGTATCATTACCGTATTGATCAGGAACACAGCAACGCCTACGAAGTATGGAAAAAAATGGGCTCGCCGGAAGCACCTACAGCGGAGCAATACGCTACGCTGGAAAAAGCAGGGCAGTTGCAGTTGTTGTCATCACCCGAAAAGGTAACTATTCAGAATGGAAAGCTTACAACCAAAGTACGGTTGCCGCGTCAGGCTGTTTCACTGATACGGCTTGTATATGAATAA
- a CDS encoding RICIN domain-containing protein: protein MKTITMITSAVLALTTAGTAHTQAFIHPGLLHTEADFTRMRTKVNAAAQPWKGSWDILVANGRSQLTYTPNPVDTVRRGGTGENYSRLFNDIAAAYQTALRWKITGDAAYADKSIAIMNAWSNTLQYVTGNADRFLASGIYGYQFANAAEIMRTYSGWAATDFTRFQNMLLTKFYPLCDDFLLNHNTACITNYWANWDLCNMAAILAIGVLCDRRDLYSRAIDYFKTGAGNGSITHAVWYLHSSTLGQWQESGRDQGHSTLGIGLLASFCEMAWNQGDDMYGYDSNRFMKGAEYVAQYNTGNTVPYTTYTWGNGQNCAQMSQTIISDASRGNLRPVWEMVYNHYANRMGLSVPGIAAYATLHRPEGGGGNYGTTSGGFDQLGFGSLTFTRDPLPTTGPVNGIYKIFARHSGQAMDVMNNGTANGTNVRQWPANDCVCQQWTLTNAGSNQYTLVGVGSGKNLDIASNSTADGANAAIWQSTGGNNQKFTFTPVGGGFYRITPVHSGKCLDVDGASLTNGANIFQWTYQNGKNEHWQLVPVGGAAAVTAARIAVSKEIATDTTNTSKNEGYALYPNPAQNELTVLLPGKQAANNTLAVLQNVSGQIIQQVKISGSKYLFHLQGMPKGVYWLRIQEGERTVSLPFVKE from the coding sequence ATGAAAACGATTACAATGATAACAAGTGCAGTACTGGCCCTCACCACGGCCGGTACTGCCCATACACAGGCCTTTATACACCCCGGCCTGCTACATACCGAAGCCGACTTCACCCGCATGCGCACCAAAGTAAACGCCGCCGCCCAACCCTGGAAAGGCAGCTGGGATATACTGGTAGCCAACGGCCGCTCGCAACTCACCTACACTCCCAATCCCGTAGATACCGTACGGCGTGGCGGCACCGGCGAAAACTACTCCCGCCTGTTTAACGACATAGCTGCAGCTTATCAAACCGCCCTCCGCTGGAAAATAACCGGCGATGCCGCCTACGCCGATAAGTCCATCGCTATCATGAACGCGTGGAGCAACACCCTGCAATACGTTACAGGCAACGCCGACCGTTTCTTAGCTTCCGGCATCTACGGCTACCAGTTTGCCAACGCCGCCGAAATCATGCGCACCTACAGCGGTTGGGCTGCTACAGACTTCACCCGTTTTCAAAACATGTTGCTTACTAAGTTCTATCCACTTTGCGATGATTTCCTCCTCAACCACAATACCGCCTGCATTACCAATTACTGGGCTAACTGGGATTTATGCAACATGGCCGCCATACTGGCCATAGGCGTACTATGCGACCGGCGCGACCTCTACAGCCGCGCCATCGACTATTTCAAAACCGGCGCTGGCAACGGCTCTATCACCCACGCCGTATGGTATTTACACAGCAGCACCCTGGGCCAATGGCAGGAGAGCGGCCGCGACCAGGGCCATTCCACCCTGGGCATCGGCCTGCTGGCTTCCTTCTGCGAAATGGCCTGGAACCAGGGCGATGATATGTACGGCTACGACAGCAATCGCTTTATGAAAGGCGCAGAATACGTAGCCCAATACAATACCGGCAACACAGTACCCTACACTACCTACACCTGGGGCAACGGCCAAAACTGCGCACAAATGTCACAAACCATTATCTCCGATGCTTCCCGCGGCAACCTGCGCCCCGTATGGGAAATGGTATACAACCACTACGCCAACCGCATGGGCCTGTCCGTACCCGGCATAGCTGCCTACGCCACCCTGCACCGCCCCGAAGGTGGCGGTGGCAACTACGGCACCACCAGCGGCGGCTTCGATCAGCTGGGTTTCGGCTCCCTTACCTTTACCCGCGACCCATTACCCACCACAGGCCCCGTCAACGGCATATACAAAATCTTTGCCCGGCATAGTGGTCAGGCTATGGATGTAATGAATAACGGTACAGCGAATGGCACTAATGTAAGGCAGTGGCCTGCCAACGATTGTGTTTGTCAGCAATGGACACTCACTAATGCAGGAAGTAACCAATACACACTGGTAGGCGTAGGTAGCGGTAAAAACCTCGACATTGCCAGCAACAGCACGGCTGATGGAGCTAATGCGGCTATATGGCAGTCCACCGGTGGCAATAACCAGAAGTTCACCTTTACGCCCGTAGGTGGCGGCTTCTACCGCATCACCCCCGTACACAGCGGCAAATGCCTGGATGTAGATGGCGCTTCCCTCACCAACGGCGCTAATATCTTTCAATGGACTTATCAGAATGGTAAAAACGAACACTGGCAATTGGTACCTGTAGGCGGTGCAGCAGCTGTTACTGCGGCAAGGATAGCTGTATCAAAAGAAATTGCTACCGATACCACCAACACCTCAAAGAATGAGGGCTATGCACTATATCCCAATCCCGCACAAAACGAGTTAACGGTTTTATTACCAGGTAAACAGGCTGCCAACAATACGTTAGCTGTATTACAAAATGTGAGCGGTCAGATTATACAACAGGTAAAGATTTCCGGAAGCAAGTATCTGTTTCATCTGCAGGGAATGCCTAAAGGCGTGTACTGGTTGCGAATACAGGAAGGAGAGCGTACCGTATCACTGCCTTTTGTAAAAGAATAG
- a CDS encoding LytR/AlgR family response regulator transcription factor has product MNILILEDEMRIARRLTRMTKQYFEYQPAHIELCDALPKGLAYLEKHPVDLLLLDLNLNGEDGFDVLQAMVSRSFHTIIVSAHTDKAITAFAYGVLDFVPKPFDVPRLFKAFDRLRNTTPAPEQALQHLAVRTAGTLKLIPLASVQRITGAGNYSELLLFNGHTELHDKSLDTLEQLLPHDQFVRIHRSYITRWQDCEKLLIEPGGRYSLQLKNGELLPVGRSRYKELRNQLG; this is encoded by the coding sequence ATGAACATACTAATACTGGAAGATGAAATGCGCATAGCCCGCAGGCTTACCCGCATGACCAAACAATATTTTGAATACCAGCCGGCTCATATTGAGCTGTGCGACGCCCTGCCAAAAGGTTTGGCCTACCTGGAAAAGCACCCGGTAGACCTGTTGTTACTGGATTTGAACCTGAATGGAGAAGATGGCTTTGATGTGTTACAGGCCATGGTATCCCGCTCTTTTCACACCATTATTGTATCGGCCCATACCGATAAAGCCATTACTGCTTTTGCTTATGGTGTATTGGATTTTGTGCCCAAACCGTTTGATGTCCCGCGTTTGTTTAAAGCTTTTGACCGCTTACGTAACACCACACCTGCGCCGGAACAAGCGCTGCAACACCTGGCCGTACGCACAGCAGGTACGCTTAAACTGATACCGCTGGCCAGTGTGCAACGCATTACAGGAGCTGGTAACTATTCAGAACTGTTGTTATTCAATGGCCACACCGAGCTGCACGACAAAAGCCTGGACACCCTGGAACAACTGCTGCCCCACGATCAGTTTGTGCGCATACACCGCTCGTACATTACGCGGTGGCAGGATTGTGAAAAGCTGCTGATTGAACCCGGAGGCAGGTATTCACTGCAATTGAAAAACGGGGAGCTATTACCGGTTGGGCGATCCCGGTATAAAGAATTGCGTAACCAGTTGGGGTAA
- a CDS encoding nuclear transport factor 2 family protein, translating into MKKNKLLSHCLLLLIIAPGIPVIAQEKDAEIAAIIKQQDSLFWQAYNSCDTTAMASFFSDDAEFYHDKGGLTVGLPALKASFSAGMCKPDRTFHLRREEVAGTVKVFSLRKNNEIYGAIITGEHVFYLTEKGKNEYLDGHALFTHTWRRLNGKWLMTRVLSYDHGPATYVNKRVAVTVPDKILKTYEGSYAGAQNAITITAGSNVLNMKIGEKLFVLYAEKENLFFSKDRDLTFEFVKTGAVVIKVLVRERGEVVEVEERKVAAK; encoded by the coding sequence ATGAAAAAGAACAAACTGCTATCGCATTGCCTGCTGCTGCTTATTATTGCCCCAGGCATCCCCGTTATTGCCCAGGAAAAAGACGCTGAAATTGCTGCCATCATCAAACAACAGGATAGCCTTTTCTGGCAGGCTTATAATAGCTGCGATACCACAGCTATGGCCAGCTTTTTCTCTGATGATGCAGAGTTTTATCATGATAAAGGTGGCCTGACCGTAGGCTTGCCCGCCCTGAAAGCTTCGTTCAGTGCAGGCATGTGTAAACCCGACAGAACTTTCCATTTAAGACGCGAAGAAGTGGCTGGTACTGTTAAAGTATTTAGTTTAAGAAAGAACAACGAAATATACGGCGCCATCATCACTGGAGAACATGTATTTTATCTGACTGAAAAAGGAAAGAATGAGTACCTGGATGGCCACGCACTTTTCACGCATACATGGCGCAGGTTAAACGGCAAATGGCTAATGACAAGAGTATTAAGCTACGATCACGGCCCTGCCACCTATGTGAACAAACGTGTTGCAGTAACTGTACCCGATAAGATATTGAAGACTTATGAAGGCTCCTATGCTGGTGCTCAGAATGCTATCACTATCACCGCAGGTTCCAATGTGCTAAACATGAAAATAGGAGAGAAGCTATTTGTACTCTATGCCGAAAAAGAAAACCTGTTCTTTTCCAAAGACCGCGATCTCACGTTTGAGTTTGTAAAAACAGGTGCGGTTGTAATCAAAGTGCTGGTTCGTGAACGTGGAGAAGTAGTGGAAGTGGAAGAAAGGAAGGTGGCAGCTAAGTAA
- a CDS encoding mechanosensitive ion channel family protein, translated as MKRIVLLLSLILPCILPAQNDSSRQKDNNRQDSLLIQKSQQLQQITALRIADSVRKAELEQQISSLHLSDNLKKNELLQELAALQKKDSIQLAQQKQKIDSLRRFVKGVPVIFFQDTIMVIYDRQGSFSPRERAVAIADRLDKLAHDYFFQPDSIAVMASDATTDLVYNELVIMGISENDALWMQMPAAELAQLYKVRISQQVKAYRQATSWQTIVREIALSVLVIVVVVFIFYATGKGLRWLKGKIHAEKGKRIKGISIKGYKIFNEDRAVSFLSIAANTIRWVILLIVLYITLLLLFGIFPWTRKLADSLLSSFLTPLRKIVTGTWHYLPNLVTIAVICFVFRLVLKGIRFLKEEVETGVLRLPGFYADWAAPTYQIIRVLALAFMLIVIFPYLPGSNSPVFKGVSVFMGVLFTFGSAGALGNIVSGVVLTYMRSFKIGDRVKIGDVTGDVIEKSLLVTRVRTIKNEIISIPNATIMNSHTVNYSSDAPDKGLIIHATVTVGYDTHWSKVHDLLLKSAAATPLLENTPPPFVLQVALDEFYVSYEINAYTKHPNKQAGIYSDLYQRILDLSVDAGIEIMSPHYYVVKNGQQPNEK; from the coding sequence ATGAAAAGAATCGTACTCCTTTTATCGCTCATTTTACCTTGCATTTTACCCGCTCAAAATGATTCGTCCCGGCAAAAAGACAATAACCGGCAGGACAGTTTACTGATACAGAAATCGCAGCAGTTACAGCAGATAACAGCCTTACGTATTGCAGACTCGGTAAGAAAAGCGGAATTGGAGCAACAGATCAGTAGCCTTCATTTATCAGACAATCTGAAAAAGAATGAACTGCTACAGGAACTGGCTGCATTGCAAAAGAAGGATTCCATTCAACTGGCACAGCAGAAACAAAAGATTGATTCATTACGCAGATTTGTAAAGGGCGTTCCGGTTATCTTTTTCCAGGATACCATTATGGTGATATATGACAGGCAAGGCAGCTTTTCGCCCCGTGAACGTGCGGTGGCCATTGCAGATAGATTGGATAAGCTCGCACATGATTACTTTTTTCAGCCTGATTCTATTGCGGTGATGGCTTCTGATGCCACTACAGACCTGGTGTATAACGAGCTGGTGATTATGGGGATTTCCGAAAATGATGCTTTGTGGATGCAAATGCCGGCGGCTGAACTGGCACAACTATACAAAGTACGTATAAGCCAGCAGGTGAAAGCCTACCGGCAAGCTACCAGCTGGCAAACCATCGTCCGTGAAATAGCTTTATCTGTGCTGGTTATAGTGGTGGTAGTGTTTATCTTTTATGCTACCGGTAAAGGCCTGCGCTGGTTAAAGGGAAAGATTCATGCGGAAAAAGGAAAGCGGATTAAAGGAATCAGCATTAAAGGGTATAAAATATTCAATGAAGACAGAGCCGTTTCTTTTCTGTCTATTGCCGCTAATACCATCCGGTGGGTGATATTATTGATTGTACTGTATATTACGTTACTATTGCTGTTTGGAATATTTCCGTGGACACGCAAATTGGCCGATTCCTTACTCAGCTCTTTCCTTACGCCTTTACGCAAAATCGTAACCGGCACCTGGCATTACCTGCCTAACCTGGTAACCATTGCTGTTATCTGTTTTGTATTCCGGCTAGTATTAAAAGGTATTCGCTTTTTAAAAGAAGAAGTAGAAACAGGCGTATTGCGTTTGCCTGGTTTTTATGCTGACTGGGCGGCTCCTACTTACCAGATCATACGGGTTCTGGCACTGGCCTTTATGCTTATTGTTATCTTTCCTTATCTACCGGGTTCTAACTCTCCTGTATTCAAAGGTGTATCTGTGTTTATGGGTGTACTGTTCACCTTTGGTTCGGCAGGTGCGCTGGGGAATATTGTATCGGGTGTAGTGCTGACTTACATGCGGTCGTTTAAAATTGGAGACCGGGTAAAGATTGGAGATGTTACAGGTGATGTGATTGAAAAATCGTTACTGGTTACGCGGGTGCGTACTATTAAGAATGAAATCATTTCTATACCCAACGCTACCATTATGAATAGCCATACGGTGAACTATAGCAGCGATGCACCGGATAAAGGGCTGATTATTCATGCTACCGTAACGGTAGGCTATGATACACATTGGAGCAAGGTGCATGATTTGTTATTGAAATCTGCGGCTGCCACTCCGTTATTGGAAAATACACCACCACCTTTTGTGCTACAGGTGGCATTGGATGAATTTTATGTATCCTACGAAATCAATGCCTATACGAAGCATCCAAATAAGCAGGCAGGCATTTATTCTGATCTGTACCAAAGAATATTGGATTTGTCGGTGGATGCGGGTATTGAAATTATGTCGCCGCATTATTATGTGGTCAAGAATGGGCAGCAGCCAAATGAAAAATAA